From a single Vespula pensylvanica isolate Volc-1 chromosome 24, ASM1446617v1, whole genome shotgun sequence genomic region:
- the LOC122636945 gene encoding uncharacterized protein LOC122636945 isoform X4: MFASSYFYAPTHPTVEDQVELARRISLSLSDVKNMKSKGQSMYVNRKKRSVKWIHDGNGTEGEEEPSSPMHKDKVPLKCVMNPHGKVLDIHGIQALGEEVNIEPMPSHPEKLFDIVRDLNNQRGRGAEIFAKRRKRSEKWIVDQDQAQLPSTPGIQKTPGYSYQSEMNGNSKFSTLQSPFAQTDKSFYNPFAVDLSLDNINPPMTSRYHHHHRHHHRSCQLTNDCNHSTQIKKIYLREVAVGTDTDFPIEKTELNNDARRSNGFNGVRSSNANVERRSNKLLSSKTNANNTQIATNKETKTNSNREIKQRLSNNFSQDVLVNDRNKFRNKQQSVKREEDVARFSDSDASEYTPVPVKQLIQEFEKTCRPVLQYKQISPKVIPIVQQCPIDTDITRFFQTRTSVKYEEEVPEDDEEEDEEEEEEYIRRSNREIRQEKQINKPQPRIENGYMSTDETEYTSDSDSLRTYDFKDYKDYKNETSIYRYEKTSNRNVNGGGDYPGLLNDEYSQRRRSATSQELESYCNGNVKFVNEDSELPAQAKSLLLSMVASQDDILQTIKHLRNTPVLDNLLPGVSPELKFTDSYPEVGTKLYEDNTYKGPKLASIHNLTNYNTAPRGWDQSLTYYRPIKFEKSQDTIVYSDF, from the exons atgtttgcCTCTTCGTATTTTTACGCACCTACACATCCTACCGTGGAGGATCAAGTCGAGTTGGCACGTCGAATTTCTCTATCCCTGAGTGATGTTAAGAATATGAAAAGCAAAGGGCAATCGATGTATGTgaacagaaagaaacgatCTGTCAAATGGATCCATGATGGCAATG GTACTGAGGGCGAAGAGGAACCATCTTCTCCTATGCATAAg GATAAAGTACCTCTGAAGTGTGTAATGAATCCACATGGGAAAGTTTTGGATATTCATGGGATTCAGGCTCTAGGAGAAGAAGTCAATATCGAGCCTATGCCCTCGCATCCTGAAAAACTCTTTGATATTGTTCGTGATCTTAACAATCAAAGAGGACGTG gTGCTGAAATATTCGCAAAGCGTCGAAAAAGATCTGAGAAATGGATCGTCGATCAGGATCAAGCTCAATTACCAAGTACACCTGGTATACAAAAGACACCTGGTTATTCCTATCAATCA GAAATGAATGGTAACAGCAAGTTTTCGACGTTACAATCGCCTTTTGCACAAACGGacaaatcattttataatccATTTGCAGTGGATCTTTCTTTAGATAACATCAATCCACCAATGACGA GCAGgtatcatcatcaccatcgtcatcatcatcgatcCTGTCAATTAACTAACGATTGCAACCATTCAacgcaaataaaaaagatttatttgagAGAAGTGGCCGTCGGCACCGACACCGACTTTCCAATAGAAAAAACTGAATTGAATAACGACGCACGTCGTAGCAACGGCTTCAATGGCGTCAGATCAAGCAACGCTAACGTTGAAAGGCGCTCTAACAAATTGCTCAGTAGCAAGACTAACGCTAACAACACGCAAATCGCTACTAACAAAGAGACTAAGACTAACAGCAACAGAGAGATCAAGCAACGTCTCAGCAATAACTTTTCCCAGGATGTACTTGTTAACGATAGGAacaaatttagaaataaacaaCAATCTGTTAAACGTGAGGAAGATGTTGCAAGATTCTCTGACAGCGACGCTAGCGAATATACACCGGTTCCTGTTAAACAACTGATCCAAGAATTCGAGAAGACTTGTAGACCGGTTTTACAATATAAACAAATCAGCCCAAAAGTTATTCCTATCGTTCAACAATGCCCTATTGACACCGACATAACACGTTTCTTTCAAACTAGAACTTCTGTTAAATATGAAGAGGAAGTACCAGAAGATGACgaggaggaagacgaagaggaagaggaagaatatATACG ACGGTCGAATCGCGAGATTCGACAGGAAAAGCAAATTAATAAACCACAGCCTAGAATCGAGAATGGATATATGTCGACCGATGAAACTGAGTACACGTCCGACTCGGATTCTCTACGAACTTATGATTTCAAAGATTACAAGGATTACAAGAACGAGACATCGATATATCGTTATGAAAAAACTTCGAATCGGAATGTCAACGGAGGTGGAGACTATCCAGGTTTACTCAACGATGAATATTCCCAACGACGAAGATCAGCGACTTCTCAAGAATTAGAATCATATTGTAATGGAAACGTTAAATTCGTTAACGAGGATTCCGAGTTACCAGCACAAGCGAAATCCTTATTACTTTCGATGGTTGCCTCACAGGATGATATACTACAAACTATAAAACACCTTCGCAATACACCAGTCCTGGATAATCTTTTACCTGGTGTCTCGCCAGAACTCAAATTTACTGATTCTTATCCGGAAGTAG GCACCAAATTATACGAGGATAATACATACAAAGGACCAAAACTGGCCAGTATTCATAATTTAACTAATTATAATACTGCACCACGTGGTTGGGATCAGTCATTAACTTATTATCGACCaatcaaatttgaaaaatcacAGGACACGATCGTGTATTCcgatttttag
- the LOC122636945 gene encoding uncharacterized protein LOC122636945 isoform X2, with product MRRASSNNAKRNILASNTSYGITSSNLKNVNQKYSSFQSYESLQEKNYLQRSISADNVIRSRGYKPSDRHDPVKRSFLENLTSKILHFDMESGERTPINLQKLLTPASDSHEPLQAKNKKMFASSYFYAPTHPTVEDQVELARRISLSLSDVKNMKSKGQSMYVNRKKRSVKWIHDGNGTEGEEEPSSPMHKDKVPLKCVMNPHGKVLDIHGIQALGEEVNIEPMPSHPEKLFDIVRDLNNQRGRGAEIFAKRRKRSEKWIVDQDQAQLPSTPGIQKTPGYSYQSEMNGNSKFSTLQSPFAQTDKSFYNPFAVDLSLDNINPPMTSRYHHHHRHHHRSCQLTNDCNHSTQIKKIYLREVAVGTDTDFPIEKTELNNDARRSNGFNGVRSSNANVERRSNKLLSSKTNANNTQIATNKETKTNSNREIKQRLSNNFSQDVLVNDRNKFRNKQQSVKREEDVARFSDSDASEYTPVPVKQLIQEFEKTCRPVLQYKQISPKVIPIVQQCPIDTDITRFFQTRTSVKYEEEVPEDDEEEDEEEEEEYIRRSNREIRQEKQINKPQPRIENGYMSTDETEYTSDSDSLRTYDFKDYKDYKNETSIYRYEKTSNRNVNGGGDYPGLLNDEYSQRRRSATSQELESYCNGNVKFVNEDSELPAQAKSLLLSMVASQDDILQTIKHLRNTPVLDNLLPGVSPELKFTDSYPEVGTKLYEDNTYKGPKLASIHNLTNYNTAPRGWDQSLTYYRPIKFEKSQDTIVYSDF from the exons ATGAGGAGAGCATC atcCAATAACGCCAAGCGTAACATTTTAGCAAGCAATACATCCTACGGTATAACGTCTAGTAACTTGAAGAATGTGAATCAGAAGTATAGCAGTTTTCAGAGTTACGAGAGTTtgcaagaaaagaattatttacaaaGGAGTATTTCTGCGGACAATGTGATACGATCACGTGGTTACAAACCTTCAGACAGGCACGATCCCGTCAAGAGAAGCTTTCTTGAGAATCTTACTTCTAAAATACTCCATTTCGATAtg gagaGTGGCGAAAGAACTCCAATCAATCTTCAAAAATTGCTTACACCGGCCTCCGATTCGCATGAACCACTGCAAGCAAAAAATA aaaaaatgtttgcCTCTTCGTATTTTTACGCACCTACACATCCTACCGTGGAGGATCAAGTCGAGTTGGCACGTCGAATTTCTCTATCCCTGAGTGATGTTAAGAATATGAAAAGCAAAGGGCAATCGATGTATGTgaacagaaagaaacgatCTGTCAAATGGATCCATGATGGCAATG GTACTGAGGGCGAAGAGGAACCATCTTCTCCTATGCATAAg GATAAAGTACCTCTGAAGTGTGTAATGAATCCACATGGGAAAGTTTTGGATATTCATGGGATTCAGGCTCTAGGAGAAGAAGTCAATATCGAGCCTATGCCCTCGCATCCTGAAAAACTCTTTGATATTGTTCGTGATCTTAACAATCAAAGAGGACGTG gTGCTGAAATATTCGCAAAGCGTCGAAAAAGATCTGAGAAATGGATCGTCGATCAGGATCAAGCTCAATTACCAAGTACACCTGGTATACAAAAGACACCTGGTTATTCCTATCAATCA GAAATGAATGGTAACAGCAAGTTTTCGACGTTACAATCGCCTTTTGCACAAACGGacaaatcattttataatccATTTGCAGTGGATCTTTCTTTAGATAACATCAATCCACCAATGACGA GCAGgtatcatcatcaccatcgtcatcatcatcgatcCTGTCAATTAACTAACGATTGCAACCATTCAacgcaaataaaaaagatttatttgagAGAAGTGGCCGTCGGCACCGACACCGACTTTCCAATAGAAAAAACTGAATTGAATAACGACGCACGTCGTAGCAACGGCTTCAATGGCGTCAGATCAAGCAACGCTAACGTTGAAAGGCGCTCTAACAAATTGCTCAGTAGCAAGACTAACGCTAACAACACGCAAATCGCTACTAACAAAGAGACTAAGACTAACAGCAACAGAGAGATCAAGCAACGTCTCAGCAATAACTTTTCCCAGGATGTACTTGTTAACGATAGGAacaaatttagaaataaacaaCAATCTGTTAAACGTGAGGAAGATGTTGCAAGATTCTCTGACAGCGACGCTAGCGAATATACACCGGTTCCTGTTAAACAACTGATCCAAGAATTCGAGAAGACTTGTAGACCGGTTTTACAATATAAACAAATCAGCCCAAAAGTTATTCCTATCGTTCAACAATGCCCTATTGACACCGACATAACACGTTTCTTTCAAACTAGAACTTCTGTTAAATATGAAGAGGAAGTACCAGAAGATGACgaggaggaagacgaagaggaagaggaagaatatATACG ACGGTCGAATCGCGAGATTCGACAGGAAAAGCAAATTAATAAACCACAGCCTAGAATCGAGAATGGATATATGTCGACCGATGAAACTGAGTACACGTCCGACTCGGATTCTCTACGAACTTATGATTTCAAAGATTACAAGGATTACAAGAACGAGACATCGATATATCGTTATGAAAAAACTTCGAATCGGAATGTCAACGGAGGTGGAGACTATCCAGGTTTACTCAACGATGAATATTCCCAACGACGAAGATCAGCGACTTCTCAAGAATTAGAATCATATTGTAATGGAAACGTTAAATTCGTTAACGAGGATTCCGAGTTACCAGCACAAGCGAAATCCTTATTACTTTCGATGGTTGCCTCACAGGATGATATACTACAAACTATAAAACACCTTCGCAATACACCAGTCCTGGATAATCTTTTACCTGGTGTCTCGCCAGAACTCAAATTTACTGATTCTTATCCGGAAGTAG GCACCAAATTATACGAGGATAATACATACAAAGGACCAAAACTGGCCAGTATTCATAATTTAACTAATTATAATACTGCACCACGTGGTTGGGATCAGTCATTAACTTATTATCGACCaatcaaatttgaaaaatcacAGGACACGATCGTGTATTCcgatttttag
- the LOC122636945 gene encoding uncharacterized protein LOC122636945 isoform X1, whose translation MRRASYDKSNNAKRNILASNTSYGITSSNLKNVNQKYSSFQSYESLQEKNYLQRSISADNVIRSRGYKPSDRHDPVKRSFLENLTSKILHFDMESGERTPINLQKLLTPASDSHEPLQAKNKKMFASSYFYAPTHPTVEDQVELARRISLSLSDVKNMKSKGQSMYVNRKKRSVKWIHDGNGTEGEEEPSSPMHKDKVPLKCVMNPHGKVLDIHGIQALGEEVNIEPMPSHPEKLFDIVRDLNNQRGRGAEIFAKRRKRSEKWIVDQDQAQLPSTPGIQKTPGYSYQSEMNGNSKFSTLQSPFAQTDKSFYNPFAVDLSLDNINPPMTSRYHHHHRHHHRSCQLTNDCNHSTQIKKIYLREVAVGTDTDFPIEKTELNNDARRSNGFNGVRSSNANVERRSNKLLSSKTNANNTQIATNKETKTNSNREIKQRLSNNFSQDVLVNDRNKFRNKQQSVKREEDVARFSDSDASEYTPVPVKQLIQEFEKTCRPVLQYKQISPKVIPIVQQCPIDTDITRFFQTRTSVKYEEEVPEDDEEEDEEEEEEYIRRSNREIRQEKQINKPQPRIENGYMSTDETEYTSDSDSLRTYDFKDYKDYKNETSIYRYEKTSNRNVNGGGDYPGLLNDEYSQRRRSATSQELESYCNGNVKFVNEDSELPAQAKSLLLSMVASQDDILQTIKHLRNTPVLDNLLPGVSPELKFTDSYPEVGTKLYEDNTYKGPKLASIHNLTNYNTAPRGWDQSLTYYRPIKFEKSQDTIVYSDF comes from the exons ATGAGGAGAGCATCGTACGATAA atcCAATAACGCCAAGCGTAACATTTTAGCAAGCAATACATCCTACGGTATAACGTCTAGTAACTTGAAGAATGTGAATCAGAAGTATAGCAGTTTTCAGAGTTACGAGAGTTtgcaagaaaagaattatttacaaaGGAGTATTTCTGCGGACAATGTGATACGATCACGTGGTTACAAACCTTCAGACAGGCACGATCCCGTCAAGAGAAGCTTTCTTGAGAATCTTACTTCTAAAATACTCCATTTCGATAtg gagaGTGGCGAAAGAACTCCAATCAATCTTCAAAAATTGCTTACACCGGCCTCCGATTCGCATGAACCACTGCAAGCAAAAAATA aaaaaatgtttgcCTCTTCGTATTTTTACGCACCTACACATCCTACCGTGGAGGATCAAGTCGAGTTGGCACGTCGAATTTCTCTATCCCTGAGTGATGTTAAGAATATGAAAAGCAAAGGGCAATCGATGTATGTgaacagaaagaaacgatCTGTCAAATGGATCCATGATGGCAATG GTACTGAGGGCGAAGAGGAACCATCTTCTCCTATGCATAAg GATAAAGTACCTCTGAAGTGTGTAATGAATCCACATGGGAAAGTTTTGGATATTCATGGGATTCAGGCTCTAGGAGAAGAAGTCAATATCGAGCCTATGCCCTCGCATCCTGAAAAACTCTTTGATATTGTTCGTGATCTTAACAATCAAAGAGGACGTG gTGCTGAAATATTCGCAAAGCGTCGAAAAAGATCTGAGAAATGGATCGTCGATCAGGATCAAGCTCAATTACCAAGTACACCTGGTATACAAAAGACACCTGGTTATTCCTATCAATCA GAAATGAATGGTAACAGCAAGTTTTCGACGTTACAATCGCCTTTTGCACAAACGGacaaatcattttataatccATTTGCAGTGGATCTTTCTTTAGATAACATCAATCCACCAATGACGA GCAGgtatcatcatcaccatcgtcatcatcatcgatcCTGTCAATTAACTAACGATTGCAACCATTCAacgcaaataaaaaagatttatttgagAGAAGTGGCCGTCGGCACCGACACCGACTTTCCAATAGAAAAAACTGAATTGAATAACGACGCACGTCGTAGCAACGGCTTCAATGGCGTCAGATCAAGCAACGCTAACGTTGAAAGGCGCTCTAACAAATTGCTCAGTAGCAAGACTAACGCTAACAACACGCAAATCGCTACTAACAAAGAGACTAAGACTAACAGCAACAGAGAGATCAAGCAACGTCTCAGCAATAACTTTTCCCAGGATGTACTTGTTAACGATAGGAacaaatttagaaataaacaaCAATCTGTTAAACGTGAGGAAGATGTTGCAAGATTCTCTGACAGCGACGCTAGCGAATATACACCGGTTCCTGTTAAACAACTGATCCAAGAATTCGAGAAGACTTGTAGACCGGTTTTACAATATAAACAAATCAGCCCAAAAGTTATTCCTATCGTTCAACAATGCCCTATTGACACCGACATAACACGTTTCTTTCAAACTAGAACTTCTGTTAAATATGAAGAGGAAGTACCAGAAGATGACgaggaggaagacgaagaggaagaggaagaatatATACG ACGGTCGAATCGCGAGATTCGACAGGAAAAGCAAATTAATAAACCACAGCCTAGAATCGAGAATGGATATATGTCGACCGATGAAACTGAGTACACGTCCGACTCGGATTCTCTACGAACTTATGATTTCAAAGATTACAAGGATTACAAGAACGAGACATCGATATATCGTTATGAAAAAACTTCGAATCGGAATGTCAACGGAGGTGGAGACTATCCAGGTTTACTCAACGATGAATATTCCCAACGACGAAGATCAGCGACTTCTCAAGAATTAGAATCATATTGTAATGGAAACGTTAAATTCGTTAACGAGGATTCCGAGTTACCAGCACAAGCGAAATCCTTATTACTTTCGATGGTTGCCTCACAGGATGATATACTACAAACTATAAAACACCTTCGCAATACACCAGTCCTGGATAATCTTTTACCTGGTGTCTCGCCAGAACTCAAATTTACTGATTCTTATCCGGAAGTAG GCACCAAATTATACGAGGATAATACATACAAAGGACCAAAACTGGCCAGTATTCATAATTTAACTAATTATAATACTGCACCACGTGGTTGGGATCAGTCATTAACTTATTATCGACCaatcaaatttgaaaaatcacAGGACACGATCGTGTATTCcgatttttag
- the LOC122636945 gene encoding uncharacterized protein LOC122636945 isoform X3 — protein sequence MESGERTPINLQKLLTPASDSHEPLQAKNKKMFASSYFYAPTHPTVEDQVELARRISLSLSDVKNMKSKGQSMYVNRKKRSVKWIHDGNGTEGEEEPSSPMHKDKVPLKCVMNPHGKVLDIHGIQALGEEVNIEPMPSHPEKLFDIVRDLNNQRGRGAEIFAKRRKRSEKWIVDQDQAQLPSTPGIQKTPGYSYQSEMNGNSKFSTLQSPFAQTDKSFYNPFAVDLSLDNINPPMTSRYHHHHRHHHRSCQLTNDCNHSTQIKKIYLREVAVGTDTDFPIEKTELNNDARRSNGFNGVRSSNANVERRSNKLLSSKTNANNTQIATNKETKTNSNREIKQRLSNNFSQDVLVNDRNKFRNKQQSVKREEDVARFSDSDASEYTPVPVKQLIQEFEKTCRPVLQYKQISPKVIPIVQQCPIDTDITRFFQTRTSVKYEEEVPEDDEEEDEEEEEEYIRRSNREIRQEKQINKPQPRIENGYMSTDETEYTSDSDSLRTYDFKDYKDYKNETSIYRYEKTSNRNVNGGGDYPGLLNDEYSQRRRSATSQELESYCNGNVKFVNEDSELPAQAKSLLLSMVASQDDILQTIKHLRNTPVLDNLLPGVSPELKFTDSYPEVGTKLYEDNTYKGPKLASIHNLTNYNTAPRGWDQSLTYYRPIKFEKSQDTIVYSDF from the exons Atg gagaGTGGCGAAAGAACTCCAATCAATCTTCAAAAATTGCTTACACCGGCCTCCGATTCGCATGAACCACTGCAAGCAAAAAATA aaaaaatgtttgcCTCTTCGTATTTTTACGCACCTACACATCCTACCGTGGAGGATCAAGTCGAGTTGGCACGTCGAATTTCTCTATCCCTGAGTGATGTTAAGAATATGAAAAGCAAAGGGCAATCGATGTATGTgaacagaaagaaacgatCTGTCAAATGGATCCATGATGGCAATG GTACTGAGGGCGAAGAGGAACCATCTTCTCCTATGCATAAg GATAAAGTACCTCTGAAGTGTGTAATGAATCCACATGGGAAAGTTTTGGATATTCATGGGATTCAGGCTCTAGGAGAAGAAGTCAATATCGAGCCTATGCCCTCGCATCCTGAAAAACTCTTTGATATTGTTCGTGATCTTAACAATCAAAGAGGACGTG gTGCTGAAATATTCGCAAAGCGTCGAAAAAGATCTGAGAAATGGATCGTCGATCAGGATCAAGCTCAATTACCAAGTACACCTGGTATACAAAAGACACCTGGTTATTCCTATCAATCA GAAATGAATGGTAACAGCAAGTTTTCGACGTTACAATCGCCTTTTGCACAAACGGacaaatcattttataatccATTTGCAGTGGATCTTTCTTTAGATAACATCAATCCACCAATGACGA GCAGgtatcatcatcaccatcgtcatcatcatcgatcCTGTCAATTAACTAACGATTGCAACCATTCAacgcaaataaaaaagatttatttgagAGAAGTGGCCGTCGGCACCGACACCGACTTTCCAATAGAAAAAACTGAATTGAATAACGACGCACGTCGTAGCAACGGCTTCAATGGCGTCAGATCAAGCAACGCTAACGTTGAAAGGCGCTCTAACAAATTGCTCAGTAGCAAGACTAACGCTAACAACACGCAAATCGCTACTAACAAAGAGACTAAGACTAACAGCAACAGAGAGATCAAGCAACGTCTCAGCAATAACTTTTCCCAGGATGTACTTGTTAACGATAGGAacaaatttagaaataaacaaCAATCTGTTAAACGTGAGGAAGATGTTGCAAGATTCTCTGACAGCGACGCTAGCGAATATACACCGGTTCCTGTTAAACAACTGATCCAAGAATTCGAGAAGACTTGTAGACCGGTTTTACAATATAAACAAATCAGCCCAAAAGTTATTCCTATCGTTCAACAATGCCCTATTGACACCGACATAACACGTTTCTTTCAAACTAGAACTTCTGTTAAATATGAAGAGGAAGTACCAGAAGATGACgaggaggaagacgaagaggaagaggaagaatatATACG ACGGTCGAATCGCGAGATTCGACAGGAAAAGCAAATTAATAAACCACAGCCTAGAATCGAGAATGGATATATGTCGACCGATGAAACTGAGTACACGTCCGACTCGGATTCTCTACGAACTTATGATTTCAAAGATTACAAGGATTACAAGAACGAGACATCGATATATCGTTATGAAAAAACTTCGAATCGGAATGTCAACGGAGGTGGAGACTATCCAGGTTTACTCAACGATGAATATTCCCAACGACGAAGATCAGCGACTTCTCAAGAATTAGAATCATATTGTAATGGAAACGTTAAATTCGTTAACGAGGATTCCGAGTTACCAGCACAAGCGAAATCCTTATTACTTTCGATGGTTGCCTCACAGGATGATATACTACAAACTATAAAACACCTTCGCAATACACCAGTCCTGGATAATCTTTTACCTGGTGTCTCGCCAGAACTCAAATTTACTGATTCTTATCCGGAAGTAG GCACCAAATTATACGAGGATAATACATACAAAGGACCAAAACTGGCCAGTATTCATAATTTAACTAATTATAATACTGCACCACGTGGTTGGGATCAGTCATTAACTTATTATCGACCaatcaaatttgaaaaatcacAGGACACGATCGTGTATTCcgatttttag
- the LOC122636946 gene encoding nucleolar complex protein 2 homolog → MKVKKMKKGIKKSNKSVTKRKKSESKVSKDEFFEEDFKDDDSNEDNDWQNEKTGNKKVKKVDDIESSDSDMDPEEHKKSLMKLKETDPEFYSYLKENDKNLLDFNLSDTDNDDDNESVADSDNESVLHHKPNDKLEVASDESDFEPEDNNGIPSGGRIKVTLQLLKVWQNNIENDKTSKSIKIAVEAFHAALQTVSETQDENATKFKVEGSAIFNGVIQLCIMHLPNAFRRFLKLGTNAHFAAHKCKRFIKVKGSLKLYLTDLITILRNVSSANIQTILLKHLHEMLPYIQSFSSLKKPLLRVLLKFWSTGEETVRVVAFLCILRIATSHKESILEILLKSMYVKYVENSKFVSPNTLPGINFMRHSLTEIYLLDCDFAYSHAFLYIRQLAIHLRNAITLKKKENFQAVYNWQYINSLSFWSKLITLSKKQSMLHSLLYPLVQIIIGTIKVIPTQQYYPLRFHCLQMLTNISKETNTFIPILPFLLEILSSYDFNTKHKAVSMKPISLICILRMSKSQLQENGFKDSIIDAIYRLILENAAKDSHLICFPDLYVPCIIQLKTFLKNCHVANYCKKVKQLLEKIEENSKHIESERSKEIFDLKNMTEIENWENKIKIQGTALAKFYNSWIKIHQAQKLKHLTKNDEISEYNLPSLRKLKRKKSNEEDMSSEEESDFELRIKGTEEEKVDDISVKRCNKKSKKKTKVINKKVPAEDDIPTENTDIVMDINSDDWE, encoded by the exons atgaaagtaaagaagatgaagaaaggaataaaaaaatcaaataaatctgttacaaaaagaaaaaagtctgAGAGTAAAGTTTCTAAGGACGAATTTTTTGAAGAGGATTTTAAAGACGATGATAGTAATGAGGATAATGATTGGCAGAATGAAAAAACAg GCAATAAAAAGGTTAAAAAAGTCGATGATATTGAAAGCAGTGATAGCGATATGGATCCAGAAGAACACAAGAAATCATTGATGAAACTAAAGGAAACAGATCcagaattttattcttatttaaaagaaaatgataaaaatctattagattttaatttatccgatacagataacgatgatgataatgaatcTGTTGCTGATAGTGATAATGAATCTGTATTACACCACAAACCTAATGATAAGTTAGAG GTTGCTAGCGATGAGAGTGATTTTGAACCTGAAGATAATAACGGTATACCATCTGGCGGTCGAATAAAAGTTACGTTGCAATTACTAAAAGTTTGGCAGAATAATATTGAGAATGACAA AACATCCAAGTCTATTAAAATTGCAGTCGAAGCTTTCCATGCCGCGTTGCAAACTGTATCAGAAACGCAAGATGAAAATGCTACAAAATTTAAAGTAGAAGGAAGTGCAA TATTTAATGGAGTCATTCAATTATGTATAATGCATTTACCTAATGCATTCAGACGTTTTTTAAAACTGGGTACTAATGCACATTTTGCAGCACATAAATgcaaaagatttattaaagtGAAaggttcattaaaattatatttaactgATTTAATTACG ATTTTACGAAATGTTTCATCAGCTAACATTCAAACAATActtttaaaacatttacatGAAATGTTACCATATATTCAATCATTTTCCTCGTTAAAGAAACCATTATTGagagttttattaaaattttggtCGACTGGCGAAGAAACTGTCAGAGTTGTtgcatttttatgtatattacgtaTTGCAACTAGTCATAAAGAATCTatacttgaaatattattaaag TCAATGTACGTAAAGTACGTAGAAAATTCCAAATTCGTATCACCGAACACTTTGCCaggaataaattttatgagaCATTCTTTAACAGAGATTTATCTATTAGATTGTGATTTTGCTTACAGTCATgcctttttatatatcagaCAGCTTGCTATTCATTTAAGGAATGCAATAACtttgaagaaaaag gaaAATTTTCAAGCAGTATATAATTGGcagtatataaattcattatctTTCTGGTCTAAGTTAATAACATTATCAAAAAAGCAATCAATGTTGCATTCTTTGTTATATCCTTTAGTACAG ATTATTATTGGAACAATTAAAGTAATACCAACTCAACAATATTACCCTTTACGTTTCCACTGTTTACAAATGTTAActaatatttctaaagaaacaaatacTTTTATACCCATTTTACCATTTCTACTGGAG ATATTATCATCTTATGATTTTAATACAAAGCATAAAGCTGTATCAATGAAACCAATAtctttaatttgtatattaagAATGTCTAAGTCTCAGTTACAAGAGAATGGTTTTAAAGATAGTATAATTGATGCTATCTATCGATTAATATTGGAAAATGCAGCAAAGGATAGCCACTTAATATGTTTTCCCGATTTATATGTTCCTTGTATAATACAA ttgaaaacatttttgaaaaacTGTCATGTTgcaaattattgtaaaaaggTAAAGCAATTgctagaaaaaatagaagaaaattcaaaacatATAGAAAGTGAAAGATCCAAGGAGATATTCGATTTGAAGAATATGACAGAAATCGAAAAttgggaaaataaaataaaaattcaggGTACAGCTTTAgcgaaattttataattcctGGATTAAGATTCATCAAGCTCAAAAACTAAAACatttaacgaaaaatgatgaaattagTGAATATAATTTACCAAGTTTAAGGAAactaaaaaggaagaaatcaaACGAAGAAGATATGAGTAGCGAAGAAGAAAGTGACTTTGAATTACGAATAAAAGGaacggaagaagagaaagtagaCGATATATCTGTAAAgagatgtaataaaaaatcaaagaagaaaacaaaagtaataaataaaaaagtaccTGCGGAAGACGACATACCTACAGAAAATACAGATATTGTTATGGATATTAATAGCGATGACTGGGAATAA